In Chlamydia gallinacea 08-1274/3, the sequence TTTTCTTTCACTGTGAGCAATCCTAAAGAACTTCCTTGGCTACGCCTCACACTCTGGTGGTTAGATCAACTCCATATTCCTTATGTGCAATCTGAAAATACCTATTCCTTTCCGAAAAAATCCCGCCCACAGGCTTTCTCCTACAAAGTAAGTGGCGATTTCAGTAGTGCGGCCTTTCTTGTCGCCGGAGCATTACTATCACAATCTCCCTATCCAACATATTTATATAATCTCAATATCCAAGAAATGCAGGGAGATAAACACCTCCTTTTCCTACTGAAAAAACTAGGAGCGAATATTATTTTTGAAAATAACCATGTGATTGTCTATCCCTCAACGTTTTCAGGAGGTCACATAGACATGGATCCCTTTATTGATGCCCTTCCTATTCTTGCTGTCCTTTGCTGTTTTGCAACTTCTCCCTCCTATTTATACAACGCCCAGAGCGCTAAAAATAAAGAAAGTAACCGAATCCTTGCTATTGCTCAAGAACTACAAAAAATGGGAGCATGGATCCAACCTTGCGACGATGGATTAGTCATCAATCCCAGCCCTCTCCACGGAGCAACTTTATATTCTCATGAAGATCATAGAATTGCTATGGCCTTGTCAATAGCTGCTTTATATGCCACTGGAGAAAGTACGATTTATGCTACAGATTGTGTAAACAAAACTTTTCCTAATTTCGTTTCTACCCTTACTACCTTACACGCACATATTCAGGAGAACAATGAATATCTTCCTATGCGGCCTACCCACAGTTGGTAAAACTCGATTTGGTCAAGTCCTTGCTCAATACCTCTCCTTTCCATTTTTCGATACTGATGATTTGATTTTACATTCCTACGGAGAAAATCAATATCCTTCGATAAAAAAAATTTTTCAGGCAGTTGGAGAAAAAACTTTCTCTTCTTGGGAAATCGCTATTCTTCGTTCCTTATCAATGGATAAAAGTGTCGTCTCCTTAGGAGGAGGAACACTTTTGCATCAAGAAGCTGTTTCCCTAATTAAAAATAAAGGAACATTAGTACTTCTTTCTCTTCCCTTACCTAGAATCTGTGAAAGACTGAAACATCGAGGTGTTCCTGAGAGATTAAAATCCTCCCAAGATCTTATGCACACACTGCAAGAACGTATTGACTTCATGCATCGTGTAGTTGATTATCAATTTCCCATGGCAGAGGTGGATCTCTCTAAGGAAACGTCGCTATTTTCTGCCTGTAAATCTTTTTTAAAGTTACTTAACTTAT encodes:
- the aroA gene encoding 3-phosphoshikimate 1-carboxyvinyltransferase, with protein sequence MLTYKILPSSIYGRATVPPSKSQTLRAILWAAVSQGLSTIENILYSPDSLAMINACKQLGAQITIHSTSLAILGSPQLVFPENTIIHAGNSGILFRFFTALAAAYSKNITITGFPQLQRRPIAPLLQSLINFGATFSYHKDEGSLPFTISGPLSSGHTVISGEDSQYASALAIACSLADGLFSFTVSNPKELPWLRLTLWWLDQLHIPYVQSENTYSFPKKSRPQAFSYKVSGDFSSAAFLVAGALLSQSPYPTYLYNLNIQEMQGDKHLLFLLKKLGANIIFENNHVIVYPSTFSGGHIDMDPFIDALPILAVLCCFATSPSYLYNAQSAKNKESNRILAIAQELQKMGAWIQPCDDGLVINPSPLHGATLYSHEDHRIAMALSIAALYATGESTIYATDCVNKTFPNFVSTLTTLHAHIQENNEYLPMRPTHSW
- a CDS encoding shikimate kinase — translated: MNIFLCGLPTVGKTRFGQVLAQYLSFPFFDTDDLILHSYGENQYPSIKKIFQAVGEKTFSSWEIAILRSLSMDKSVVSLGGGTLLHQEAVSLIKNKGTLVLLSLPLPRICERLKHRGVPERLKSSQDLMHTLQERIDFMHRVVDYQFPMAEVDLSKETSLFSACKSFLKLLNL